Genomic window (Sulfurovum sp. NBC37-1):
GCATCGTCTATGACATCGTCATGCAGAAGACTGGCCGCATGGATCATCTCTACAACTGCCGCTGTCTTCACAACGGACAACCCGTTACCGGCTATTTTCAGAATGAGTTTTGCCCGCAATCTTTTTCCCTGAGGAAACTTGGCATACAGCCCCATCACCTCTTTGTCATCCAGTTCAACAATGAACTGTTCTATCTTTCTCTCAACGGCATTCAACATGACTGGTCCTTCTATTCACACTGTGTGACGATATTACCCATCATTTCAATGAAGATCGAATCAAGTCTTCTGTCAACATCCTCATTGATCACCAATGCTTTGATCTGTCTTTCAAGTTCCTCATCGAGTCCTTTCTCTTCAAGCATCTTCTCAGCTACGGCAAGACGACGGAACATCTTTTCGATCTCCATCTCCGTTATGTTCTGATTGGCCGTTTTGGCAATACTGAAATAACTCTCTCTGGGAGAACTCGCCATATAATCATCATCATCAAATATATTCATTTTAGTAATCCTAATTATTATATTTTTTAAAAAGTCAATAATTATAACCAAAAAATGTTAAGGAAGCCTCTAATATATGGTTATACACATTACATCATCAGCTTTCCTATAGACGAAGGACTCTTTCGAGTCCTATAAGTTTGTAGACTTATAGGAGGAATGATGACTGATTAACCGATTAACTCTGAACATAAGTCAAAACGGTTGTGTGTCATCATATGTACTTTTCCGTGTTTTTTCATCATCTCATCAAAGATTTTTTTTGAAAGGGTAAATCCCACTTCCTGCTCCTTCTCTTCTCCATCCATTGCCGCAAGGTTCATTTCATCGATGATATCTTTGGGCACGGAGATACCCGGTACTTTGTCGTCAATGAAATTGGCAGTCCTGGCCCTGACGATTGGGAACTGGCCGAGTATGAGATGTGCTTCTTTTGATGTTTCACGAACACTCATTGTTTTTGCCTCTTCAAAGAGTTCAAGCAGTTCCATTGCATTTTCCAGGTCATAGACAGGCTGGGTGATAATGGCTCTTGCACCATAGTCGAGTTTTTTAACAATGCGTTTCTGTAGACTCCTCATGTTGCGTGCATAAGAGTTGCTCACAGCAAATGGATAGATAGGCTTTGGTGCCGGGTTGAGTGGTTTGTTACTGTAGTCCACACCGTTGTTCAAATGGTAGATGATGCTCAGAAGAAGGGTGGAGTCCCGCTCCAGTACCCCCTTGACCTCCGGTTGGTCGGAGAACTTTGCCGGGTCGCCCGTGAGTGCAAGAATACAGCGCAGGTCAAAATCGTTGGCCCCGAGCAGGGTGGACTGCAGGGAGAGTTTGTTCTTGTCTCTCATACTCATCGTAGCGATAACGGGTTTTTTGAAGGTCTGCTGCAGCCTGA
Coding sequences:
- a CDS encoding DUF2018 family protein, which encodes MNIFDDDDYMASSPRESYFSIAKTANQNITEMEIEKMFRRLAVAEKMLEEKGLDEELERQIKALVINEDVDRRLDSIFIEMMGNIVTQCE
- a CDS encoding methylenetetrahydrofolate reductase, yielding MFEKFCDILCGDKNFITVEVNPPHGASLDKILEDIKKYKLHEKVTGFSCTDNPLAKLKMSGVLSAIRLQQTFKKPVIATMSMRDKNKLSLQSTLLGANDFDLRCILALTGDPAKFSDQPEVKGVLERDSTLLLSIIYHLNNGVDYSNKPLNPAPKPIYPFAVSNSYARNMRSLQKRIVKKLDYGARAIITQPVYDLENAMELLELFEEAKTMSVRETSKEAHLILGQFPIVRARTANFIDDKVPGISVPKDIIDEMNLAAMDGEEKEQEVGFTLSKKIFDEMMKKHGKVHMMTHNRFDLCSELIG